tgttattttgagaagacataattgctttattagtatgcttgaagtattattatttttatgtcaatatgaacttttgtcttgaatctttcggatctgaatattcataccacaattaagaagaattacattgaaattatgccaagtagcattccacatcaaaaattatctttttttttcatttacctactcgaggacgagcaggaattaagcttggggatgcttgatacgtctccaacgtatctataatttttgattgctccatgctatattatctactgttttggacaaatttgggctttattatccacttttatattatttttgggactaacctattaaccggaggcccagcccagaattgctgttttttgtctatttcagtgtttcgaagaaaaggaatatcaaacggagtccaattgacctgaaactccacagaacttatttttggaccagaagaagcccacggagtaccgggagtgcaccaggggagtcccgggctgcccacgagggtgggggcgccccccctgcctcgtggacagcccggaggtccaccgacgtacttctttcacccatatatacccacgtaccctaaaaacttcgaagaacataatagatcgggagttccgccgccgcagcctctgtagccaccaaaagtcaatcgggaccctgttccggcaccctgccggaggggggaaccctcaccggtggccatcttcatcatcccggcgctctccatgacgaggagggagtagttcaccctcggggctgagggtatgtaccagtagctatgtgtttgatctctctctctctcgtgttcttgatttggcacgatcttgatgtatcgcgagctttgctattatagttggatcttatgtttcttctccccctcttctctcttgtaatggattgagttttccctttaaagttatcttatcggattgagtctttaatgatttgagaacacttgatgtatgtcttgccgtgcgtatctgtggtgacaatgggatatcacgtgattcacttgatgtatgttttggtgatcaacttgcgggttccgcccatgaacttatgcataggggttggcacacgttttcgtcgtgattctccggtagaaactttggagcactttttgaggttctatgtgttggttgaatagatgaatctgagattgtgtgacgcatatcgtataatcatacccacggatacttgaggtgacattagggttttagttgatttgtgtcttaaggtgttattccagtacgaactctagggctgtttgtgacacttataggaatagcccaacggattgattggaaagaataactttgaggtggttttgtaccctaccataatctcttcgtttgttctccactattagtgactttggagtgactctttgttgcatgttaagggatacttatatgatccaattatgttattattgttgagagaacttgcactagtgaaagtatgaatcctaggccttatttcctagcattgcaataccgtttacgctcacttttatcattagttaccttgttgtttttatattttcatattacaaaaacctatatctaccatccatattgcacttgtatcaccatctcttcgccgaactagtgcacctatacaatttaccattgtattgggtgtgttggggacacaaaagactctttgttatttggttgcagggttgtttgagagagaccatcttcatcctacgcctcccacggattgataaaccttaggtcatccacttgagggaaatgtgctactatcctacaaacctctgcacttggaggcccaacaacgtctacaagaagaaggttgcgtagtagacatcagggaactTGTGAGCAACACTCTAATAGTTTAACTATATCCTTTAAAGGTCAGATCAGCACACCATAACAAAATCGAAATGTTTAGACTTCATTAACACATTTTAAAAATTATGTCTCCTTCTCACAATATAGAAAAATATTACGACCGGCATTTGCCATGCTAGCCAACGTCACTCGCAAACGATACTAGTGGCGTGGCTTCCTGAGCTAACGCCACAAATTTGGCCCGGCCCAAAGTAGGGAGAGTGGCGCCCTTAAAATCCCCTCGTTCTTATCCACTCCCTCCACACAAATTCTATGCTTCTCACGCCGCCGCCCTCCCCCATTTCATGTCCCCCTCTCTTTCCCGGCGTCGTCGATCACCCATGGTTCATCGGCTTCTGACCGTCCTGGCCATGCTGTCGCGGCATGAACTTGTGGCCAGTGTGGACAACGCCGGTGTGATGCAGAGCACGGTCGGGATTGCAACATTGCTACAACTACGAGAACATTTTTGATGTTGCAGACAAGCCATTGATGCAAGTCGGAGGTTTAGAATGTCGCCCATGTTTCAAAAACATCATCAGTGTTTGCGGACCAGGGGACGCAGCAGGACGTATGATGGGAGTTGATCAGCAGTGGGGACGCAGTCAGATAAAGTAGTGCCATCCTTAATTTAGCAGCGGGCTTGGGCTTGTTATTTATTTTAGGGTAAGAATTTGCTGGCCCTGAAGGGAAGCCCAGCCGTGGTCGGTTTGGAGCCCATCCAGAAGGTGGTAGAAGCCCAGCccaaaacgtgacctactgtgacaaacacgtatcatcagggaagtgtattttttttgtagtgcttcatggtttcttaaattccaggagatccataactccgattgcgctgaaatttttacacgatttttttccataaattatctttcttgcgccagaagaagagctccaaccgacgttcgaggagggcacaagacaccaaggcgcgcctgggccctggtgggttgtgggcactgtgggcccccgtttgcgttcattccacctcctaaaaatcacatatatttcaaaataattctccgtaaatttttatcgcgtttggacttcgtttgatatggattttctaggaaataaaaacatgcaacaaataggaactggcattgggcactggataagtaagttagtccaaataaatcatataaaaagttgccaaaagtatgtaaaagttgaataatattggcatgaaacaatcaacaattatagatacgacggagacgtatcactagctaACTAACCAACCAAGATCACTAGCTAACTAGCTACATAGTACagggtcgaccaagcacggagaaagagatgTCACTTCTCTTTATATGtagtagctagctaacacaatatgaaacccctaaacccTCCAAACCCTAAACCCCCTTAAAAAAgaacccttttggtcccggttggtgttaccaaccgagactaaaggtcctcCTACGTGAGTGCTGCGCAGCAGCCACGTGGagccccttttgtcccggttcgtagaccaaccgggactaaaatatttgggctttagtcccgttctttttgcctctgttgctgaaccgagactaatgggcctctggaaccgggactaatgggccgttttCTACTAGTATATCCCTTAAAGGTTAGATCAGCACAccataaaaaaatcaaaatgttTATACTTGATTAACATATTTGAAAATTTATGTCTCCCACTCACACTATAGAAAAATATTACCACCGGTAATCCCCGTGCTGGCCCACATCACTCACAAACCGTACTAGTGGCGTGGCTTCCTGAGAGTGGCACCCTTAAAATCCCTTCATTCTTATCCACTCCCTCCACACAAATCCTCCGCTTCTCACACCGCGACCCTCCCTCATTCCATCTTCCCCTTTCCCTCACCCGACGTCGTCGATCACCCATGGTTTGTCGGCTTCTGACCGTCTTGGCCATGCTGCCGCGGCATGAACTTGTGACCAGTGCGGACAACGCCGGTGATGCAGAGCTCGGACGGGATTGTAACATTGCTACAACTACGGGAACATTTTCGATGTTGCATATAAGCCGTTGATGCAAGTCGGCGGTTGGAACGTCGCCCATGTTTCGGAAACATCATCAGTGTTTGCGGACCAGGGGACGCAGCGGGACATATGGTGGGAGTTGATCAGAAGTGGGGACGCAGTCGGATAACGCGCAGCGCCATCCTTAATTTAGCGGTGGGCTTGGGCTTGTTCTTTTTTTAGGGTAAGAATTTGCTGGCCGCGAAGGGAAGCCCAGCCGTGGTTGGTTTGGAGCCCGTCCAGAAGGTGGTAGAAGCCCAGCCCAACAAAGACAGGAGGAGGAGGTTGCCGACGCTCGCACGCCATTgaatccccccgccgccgccgccgcggccccccctccccacccccaccgGCGGATTTCCTCCATGACTCCGACTGAGGGATCCTCCATGGCCAATCGTACTGCAGTCGGTGACGACCAAGAGGAGAAGATACGGACCTCCCGCCCCATGTCCTGGTTCCCTCCGCACGCCCCCCACGACTGCGGCGATCCTCCCCCAAAGTCGGTCGTCCTCGACACCCTGGTCTACGCCGACGACCGCACCAACGCCTCCACCGCCGAGGGCTTCACCAGCAACGGCGACGCCATCCGCCTCACCTTCTGGCCCGCGCATCCGCCGCTCATCTCCTACTTCACCGTCCACCTACCCACCCTCCTCCAGGACGGATCCGCCACCTCGCTCCTCCTTCTGCCACGCCTTGTCCGCGCCGACGGCGACCTCGCCCTCTTCCGCGTCATCATCGGCTCTTCATACATCGACCGGGACCACAACAACTACATCATCTACCGTGCCGGCGTCAACAAGCTTGAGGTGCTCCCCACCCACCCCACCCGCTTGTTCGCCGACCCGTCAGTTGCCCTCCTGCGCTGCCCCGACGACGGCAGGTTCTTGGTCGCCAATCTCCGTTCAACTTGCGGCCTTGGGCAGTACGCCCTCGACCTGTTTGACTCCCGGTCAGGCACATGGAACACCAGGTCCATGCGTACAGAACCTCCACACGAGGACTGCTACTACCGCACTCCGACCAAGGTGATCGCCCTCGGTGGCGATCGCGGTTCAGTCGGCTGGGTCGACCTATGGAATGGCATCCTCATCGGTGATCTGCTccccggcggcgacggcgatgacaACAACGTCCTCCGCTTCATCCGTTTGCCCGTGCTTTTGGCGCCCAACAAGATGGACCCGTTCTTTTTGACCTGTGACCGGGACGTCTCTGTCGGCAGAGACGGCTCCATCAAATACTCAGAGGTGTGGACTCATCCTGTCCCTGGCTCGACCTACATCTCCGAGGACTGGGGTGCTGCCATACTGACATGGCTGGAGTCCAAGAAGAAGTGGCACATCGACCTCAAGCTCAAAGCCTCTGACATCATCGTGGACGAGACTCACTCTCAGTTGCTTCCTCAGCATGATGTCAAGGCCACAACGAAGAATGCAACCTTGAGCAGACTTCACACAGGGCATCCTACTCTCAGCTtgcatgatgatgatgttgtttacatCATGGCCAAGGTTTACCACATGGACTACGACTTGTGGATGCTTGCTGTTGACATGAGGAACAAGACTCTAAAAGGAGTGGCTGCTCTCACCAGTAAAAGAAGCTTGGGTTTTAGATTCATGTACCTGCAAAGTGACCTCTCCAACCATCTGGTGGCCACAAGCGAAAACACCGAGGTCTTCAACCTTCCGCCCAAAAGCAAAAGGTCCTCACGCAAGTCCTACTACATATATTTCCGTCTATCTAGTATTTCTGAAATAGTATTGCACTTGGTCGACATTACGGGACTAAAGCAGGCAGTAGTTCACTAACCCTGGATAGCGGGGGCAACCTGCCATTGGATCGAGTAGATTAGTAGTAACTATTTGGTCACAGTAAGGTTTATGTCCTTCATTGCAAGGTATGTCTTTGTTTTGGCCCCTCAAGTATAGTTGCGTAAACCTGTGGTATTTGCAAATATGGCAGGGAAACGGGGGGTGGTTCTAGGTCTCGTCAAAATAAAATGAAGCAGGAATTTGAAGGTGGAAACACAAATGGTAACCCAATAAGTGTTTTAATCAGAGTGATGTCGTCCTTTGGACCTGCTATTTCCTTGCCAATATACATGTGACATCTTATCAACTAGTGTAAGCAGGTTATCACCTGAGGTTGTCTTTTTACGCTAAAAGATTTGCACCTTCTTTATCTCTTCACAGAAAGAAGAATCCTTCTAAAACTGCCAAGCAACAACCTGGGAAGACTCTTGCTAACAGCTGTCGTGTGGAACAAGAAGAACAGGAGCTGAGGATACTCGAGCCTCGAGTTATTACTATTCAGCCCCCCTCTGTACCTAAGGAGGACTCTGTTGGCATATTACCTCCAGGACAGGGGTCTGATGTGCCAGAAGGCATTGGTGCTGCTTCCGCAAATGTGAGTGCACCAAGATCATTTACCCTGGAGGTCAAGAATGACGGTGCTGGAGATGCCAACGAGCAAACTAAGGAGACAAGTGCAAGCAATGCCACTGGCCTAGCATCTCTAGGACCATTATCCCCATCTGATGAAGGCGCGGTCTTGAATAATGACTTGATAGAGAAAACCGATGAACATTCATTTGAACACAACCAAAGTAAGTTATGAAAGATGTCATTTACCTCTTTTTATCTGTACTTTCATTTGTGCCTATGTGAAGATCTGTTATGCTAGGACATGTTGGAGTTACTATTTCTGTATGACCCTGAGCTGTTTTTATTTTTTGATGCATGTTTATTGCCTATTATCAGCTCACCCACTGGCAAACAAGCATGCCTTACCTACCAAACACAAGGTTCAGTGTGATGTGGTACATCAAACCTTGATTTTTGTGcctcttttctgaattctttttacCTTGGGTCTCCCGGACTGTAGAGCTTATGCATACCTCTTTTTGTATTTCATGTTGCATGCTCTCTCCTTGTCTAACTGACCAGAATTCCCTGTCTTTCTAGTCACTTTCTCTTTTGTTAATTATATAGATCGTCTTTCTCAATTTTAATGATTTCATCCTTCTAGATGCAGATTCAAATGGTGATATGTCTACTACAGCGTATCAGTTGGAAGACTTGACCATACATGAGGAAAACAGACCAAAACCATCTGATGATAACCCAGCTGTAATAATCCCAGGCCACCTTCAGGTTTCCAATGCTGATTTTGCGCACTTGACATTCGGTAGTTTTGTGTCTGGGACACTCAATGCATCATGCTCCATGATGCCTGCCAATGCACCAGCAATGCCGCCTTTCCGTGAGTTGGATCCAGCATTCTCACTGCTGCTTACTAACCCTCCATTGGCTACAATGGTTCATGGTACACCACAATTGTCCGTGAACAATGCAACTGTTTCTTCACAGCCACAAGAGGTATGAACACTTCACTGAATCATGGACTAGACGACAACTCTTTTGAGAGTAGCCATGTGTTACAAATTCTATATGTACGAATTCTGGTAAAAGGGTAAAATATATTTGTTTGGTGAGGAACATGGGTTAGTTGTATACAGTTTTACTTGCTGCACTCTAAAATGTGTCTGGAAGTTGCAGCCTGCAACCAGGATAAGTCTTGCTTACTGCTCTTAGTGCAGCTATGCTGCATGTTAATTGTTAACTATGCCCAGAGTGTTAGCAATCAATTTTTTGGTCATGTTTGGTCAAATCCTGTTGTAGTTACATCTGCCTCGTGCTTTATTTTGTTCAGTTCTGTGTCTTGTGGCTAGCAACACTTACATTTGTGCCTAATTCTGCGTGGGCATTTTTGCTCTAGAGAGCTAAATTGTAGCTGTATTACTCATTAGGATTTTATTATGCTGTTATTTTTGTTACTGAAAAAGCTGCAATTCTGCTGTTCTCTTGTTACGTTAGATGTTCAGTTTTCTTAGTTATTTCTGCAGCACCATTCTAATATGGTTTGTTCTTGTAGAATGTTAATCAAGGTGGTTTATCCAACCCACAGTTGACCCACTCTCAGGGAAGCACCGACATTGCCCCAGGTCCTCCTCTGCCTCACCATCTTGCTGCCCTTCATCCTTATGCTCAAGGAGGGCTTCCCCTTGGATATGAAAACATGACCGGATACCCATCTTTGCCGCAAAGCTATGCGTATCTCCCGCCTGCTGCCTATCAGCAAGCATACATGAACAGTGGTCTATTCCACCAAGGCGCAGCTGCAGCTCCCAACTCGGGCATAAAATACCCAATGCCACAATACAGGAGCAATGTTCCTCTTGGGAGCCTTCCACAGCCAGCCTCGATGCTCTCCAACTACGTTGGAGGTTTCGGAACTGCAAATGGCATGCCTCAAAACTTTGCCCTGAACCAAAGCAATCCGTCGGCAACCACAGCTCCTGGGTTTGATGGAGCAATGCCCTCCCAATACAAGGATGGAAACCCCTACATGTCTCTACAGCAGGTAAGAGATTCACGCAAGAGTGGGGGAACTAGATTTATATTAGGAAAATTGCTAACCTCCATGTTTGTCTGTGCAGGGCGAGAACCCTGCAATGTGGATGCATGGAGCTGGTTCGCGAGGAATGCCGCCTCTTGCTGCCAACCCCTTGTATGGCTATCAAGGGCAGCAGGGCTACCAGGGGCAGCAGGGCCACCAGGGCGGCCTTAGGCAGGGGCAGATGCCGTCGCAGTACGGCACAACGCTCGGGCAGTCGCAGCCAGGCCTAGGACCCGAACACTGAAACCCCCGCGACGGAAACTtgagtgctgccgccgccgcccgggctAACCAAATGTGCCTGAATGGCTACTGATTCAGCCCCCCCTTGTCAGTTGTCCTGAATAGAGATATAGAGTTGGTAGCTACTGTGAAATTTTGAAGAGAGGCCCGTGAGATGTGTTCCAGCATGTTCAACCTGTAGTTTCTCCTAGGGACCTCGGCTGCAGCTCAACTTGTTTATTTTCAGATTAGATAGAAAAGAACGGTTTATTGTCTGTCTGTCTGtttgttcttctttcttttttctgttgTTTATTATATATATTGTGTAACAAAGTAGCACCATTAACTTTTGAGGAGGCGGAACATCAGCTCCTGTTTTCTGCTCGAAGTTGGCAAAAAAGTTTACAAAGTGAATAGTAGTAGTGATGGCTATAAATGGATAAAATGTTTGCGCAATGTTCCAATTCTGTCGGCTATGGTAACTGATTAGGCGTCAAGGGAGCATTTGCTGCATGGTTCTAAGGTTGATGAAAATGAGATATTTAAGTAtaaatgcatgaataatttaaACAGTACTCTGTCTCTTCCTTCACCGACCAAATGTAATTTGCTTTGTTGCCTCCCGTGTTTTGCAGTTTATCACTACCAAGTACTccttccgttcggaattacttgtcataaaaatggatatatctacaactaaaaatacatctagatacattcatttgttggacgagtaattctgaacggaggggaGGGAGTACTTGTGACAATGTAAAGTGGGTGATTTGCATGTTACATATTTATCCTGTCATTTGATTTATCTTCTACTCTATGATGTTTGATCTCTTTGCTTCTAGCTGTCGAGATGTCTTCTTATGCCTCTTGTGTAAAACTGCGTGGTCACAATATTTAGGTTGATCCTACACGTGAACGTATTCATGTTGAGTGACATAGTCCGGAACGGAAGGCATcttcttatactccctccattcttaaatatttgtctttagagatttcaacaagtgactacatacgaagtaaaatgagtgaatctacactttaaaacatgtctacatacatctgtatattGTAGACCATTTGAAATATCtcgaaagacaaatatttgagaatGGAGAGTAGTAAATTGAAAAATTCAAACTTTTTGATCTGAAGAATGCATCTGTTTTATCTGAAGAATTCAGAGATTTCCGAACTAGGATGACTTGTAGAAACCTATTTGTTTTCCGAAGAGTGGTCATGTTCTCCATGACAGGGATAATCTATTTGTTTGAAATAGAAATCGAGAGAGATGTAATTAATATATACCCTCTGTTCCTAAATTTCTgtcttttttttttcaaattgtatttttttataatttgcaaaCAGTTCAAAAAAtcaccaacattttttgaatccgcAAATTTCTTATGATTTCTCGAATATTTTCTGAATTCACAGACATTTTCTgatttcttaattttttttctaaaaacttgcaatttttaaattttaaaaatcccgaattaatttaaagaaggaaaaaataaaaacagaatgagaaaagaaaagaaaaaaattaaaaaaaagggaTGTCAAGGCCAGCCCATGAACGCGTACGCGCGTGAGAAAAGGAAGGAAAAAATCGTGAAAAGAGGGTATTGAACCATGGTCTCTAGGCTAACATAGCAAAACGCCAACCACTAGAGCACTTGTGTGTCTTTGGTTTGTCAGGGAATTGCCTCTATAAAATAGTGACTTTTGAAAATAT
This window of the Triticum aestivum cultivar Chinese Spring chromosome 5D, IWGSC CS RefSeq v2.1, whole genome shotgun sequence genome carries:
- the LOC123122461 gene encoding uncharacterized protein, with translation MTPTEGSSMANRTAVGDDQEEKIRTSRPMSWFPPHAPHDCGDPPPKSVVLDTLVYADDRTNASTAEGFTSNGDAIRLTFWPAHPPLISYFTVHLPTLLQDGSATSLLLLPRLVRADGDLALFRVIIGSSYIDRDHNNYIIYRAGVNKLEVLPTHPTRLFADPSVALLRCPDDGRFLVANLRSTCGLGQYALDLFDSRSGTWNTRSMRTEPPHEDCYYRTPTKVIALGGDRGSVGWVDLWNGILIGDLLPGGDGDDNNVLRFIRLPVLLAPNKMDPFFLTCDRDVSVGRDGSIKYSEVWTHPVPGSTYISEDWGAAILTWLESKKKWHIDLKLKASDIIVDETHSQLLPQHDVKATTKNATLSRLHTGHPTLSLHDDDVVYIMAKVYHMDYDLWMLAVDMRNKTLKGVAALTSKRSLGFRFMYLQSDLSNHLVATSENTEVFNLPPKSKRKKNPSKTAKQQPGKTLANSCRVEQEEQELRILEPRVITIQPPSVPKEDSVGILPPGQGSDVPEGIGAASANVSAPRSFTLEVKNDGAGDANEQTKETSASNATGLASLGPLSPSDEGAVLNNDLIEKTDEHSFEHNQNADSNGDMSTTAYQLEDLTIHEENRPKPSDDNPAVIIPGHLQVSNADFAHLTFGSFVSGTLNASCSMMPANAPAMPPFRELDPAFSLLLTNPPLATMVHGTPQLSVNNATVSSQPQENVNQGGLSNPQLTHSQGSTDIAPGPPLPHHLAALHPYAQGGLPLGYENMTGYPSLPQSYAYLPPAAYQQAYMNSGLFHQGAAAAPNSGIKYPMPQYRSNVPLGSLPQPASMLSNYVGGFGTANGMPQNFALNQSNPSATTAPGFDGAMPSQYKDGNPYMSLQQGENPAMWMHGAGSRGMPPLAANPLYGYQGQQGYQGQQGHQGGLRQGQMPSQYGTTLGQSQPGLGPEH